actgaaatagtttaaattatttcatacttcaacttaaaaaataaaacctaacaatgaattacacaaatacacattaagatgtgattaaacgtaatgattaattttaaatttgaattatttAAGTTAAAAGCGCTTTTTATCACCGGCGCGCGCTCCATGTTTCCACCACATGACACGGTAACACTTTTAGCCGTAACACCGCAGAACACACACGCTCCAGTTGAACTGGAAACGAGCCATATGAGGGCGAGTGGACGCCCGTCAGCAGGTGTGGAGGGCAGGTACCTGCTCTGCGGACACACCAGACGGCTTCGCTCCGCCGCTGTTGCTGGATTTCCCAGTGGTTTTACTGCTGTTGGTCGCCATCGTGGAAGGTTTCACTACCTAATCTTTTTACGGACCAGATCCTTTGAACGCATGCGCCTAGATtgcgtcacttccttcactcacaATCCTTACGTCAGAGCTGCGGGAacgtgatatttgaatttaaaaagaCCATacaacgtttgttaaatattataatagtaaacatttaaatatttgactgttttgcaatgtttttaattgtttattaaataaatacataaataaaaacacaatacattacattgacaatcaaaaaccaaatagaaattaagattaaaaaaaacaaacaaaataaatcggaattaactcaaaacataaatttctaattctttttaaatagcagggtttcagccttttaaatagtacaggGCGACCGGATAGAGACGAGTGTCGTTCATGCTTTGGAAGGTTCTGAAAGGATCCGGTTGGTGAAAGGATTCGGTAGTGACCGTGAATGGTTCTAGAAGGTTCTAGCTGCAGCCACAGCTGCTCCAAACCACGCTCCGTACTAACCATAACCCCTACAAAATACGCCCCATTGATCCCCCTGAGCCAACACCTGGACATCAACCTGTCCACTAACCTCAACTGCTTCCACCAACACTGTTCTGGCAAATTTGGATTTTTGCAATACTTACCTTCCTTTTtaactaaccataaccctaactgCTACTGCCTCCACTTCCTGGCTAAATTTGAGGTtacattgaaaaattgcttCACCGGCCATCGTCGCACATGTGGGTGAATTTTAATGGCTCAGCATTTAAAAATTTCTTGCGTAGGCGTAGTTTGTTGGATATACTTGGGCAGcttccaaatagtccctcctatctcctttcctatccacttttccttaacttcctggatgatgtcacaggctaaaggaaaggtgttaggagaggagttaggaaaaggacgtcatgttttttttgacaatcagacgaaCTTCCTCTAGGTGACATAATAATCCGATGgccgcgaaggttagtgacatcTGCCGTGGTGAAATAACTACACATTTCCGAAAATGTACTAAAAGCGCAATAACACTTTtcactgatataatctaaaaaatcacaaggtttgaatgtaaatcaaaggaaaagaggttaccaggctacgaggaactaaagtgAAACCAAAAatacgtcacattgagaatggttgctcacactcaccttcaaCTCAGAAATataaattatgttgaataaaacataacgtggctaaaaatgtctttgatctcttgttcagttataatctgattatTTGAtttacatataataagatatgagttttagatTATTTCAACTTGTTCAAGACATAATATTGCATTGGTAATCTCTGTCACTTgtcggtcatcgtgagtttccgtgagcgtttgtgtgtgcgtgtccctttaaatgttgccgcaaggaattgtgggtcagcattttctcgtctcctttggtaaaggatgcatcagtgtttcctaggctaaaggaagtTATAAGGGAAGCATTGAGCTTCCTTTCctcagcttaaagagaactaAAACGCTCCtaatcatggccaccacttaaacattTCCGGGTgttaaggaacagtggataggaaaggagataggcgggactattcggacgcagccttgGAAGGTTCTGCTCTAGTCTGAAAGACCCTGGGACTGTGGGAGGATGGGCAGAGGTGGCTTCAGTTTGCCTGAGTGGAAATGCGAGAAAGCATCACCagtctcattaaaaaaaaaaatctatatttgaAGACTTCTTTTGtctaattgttaaatgtgaGACGCTAAAATGTAGATTTAGTTACAGTTAGAAGAAGAATAAATATTCTTGGAATAGATAATTATTCAACACAAAATCTATCAAATTTGAATTGGTGAGGATGTATTTTACAGGTGttacatacaaaaaataaatttggaGGCAGATATTATTAATGccattatttgggtctcaaatattttttgcatttgaacactttttttctttgattggaaatatttattttgattgacaTAAACTTTTCCTattgaaacatttgtatttgattgaagtgatttttcttttgattaaaaaggttttttttaattttttttattgaataattaagacacaaatgtacttccaatcaaacacacaaagatacaCATAAGTAAATggaaatattaaagaaaaaataaatacatgttgatttgtttaaatcagcaatttattttattagtagtttttcacattttacataCAACATACATACACGACAAAACACACCCGTCccacaaaaaaacatcaacatgcATATCAAGAACgacataaaataaacagtaaatgtaTAAATCAATTACAGAAGTATATAAACACTtcattcagcatttttttttttttttttacaatatagatcattttaagaaagaaaaaaaaacacaactaacTGGCTTCGATTTGGTataaaaaatgttaacaaaaaaaattaacctttttttatttctatttcttaAACCTCACTATAGTATATTTCGaggttaaaaatatattttcgaGGCTTTGACAGTCAGTAGTAGTTAGAGATCCCCATGAAGAACGAGTGCTGGTGTTGTTTTACTGAATTACCACAGGGGGCAGTATTGTGCAATGACCGCATTTATTTTGAAgtcgaagaagaagaaaaataatggaTTCTTCCTGTTTTTCTGCACTTTAGTGAAGCTCATGGTGGATTAACGTGATTTTgtcactcattcacacacagTGAGACTAATGTTTACCATCAGGAGCTTTTTAGGATCATCTGTGAAGTATTTGTCAGCTGTAACTCACTCAGTCCAGCTGCAGAACAGGTTAGTTTTTATGTTATTAACATGTTATGAATGTGATTTTCTTCAGTTTTGTCTGAATAGAAACAAGTTATACTGTTATTTAActaatttaccaaaaaaaagtgttaattaTACATTGAATAATTTATAGAAAGGCTAACTGACGGCTttaagtgtgtaactgtaaataTTTGTGAATAAATTAATGTTGGATTGAAGACGTttatccatgagtgacaaactaatttttgttcatgtaaaaaaaaaaaaattatatatatatatatatatatatatatatatatatatatatactactctgtcatttttagaatgacacacaatgacaagaaatttcaataaatgacaaaaatacacaaggcgacaacaaaatgcacaaaaattaaGTCCATAGAAGGACAGGAagtacactaaatgacaacaaaatgacagaaaatacacaaaatgaatataaaacctTGCAAAACTCAaaccaaaatacaaacaaaatgactatgaatacaccaaatgacagaatatcatgctaaatgacaacaaaatacacaaaacagtacaaaaactcacaaagcaactacaaaaacacacaaaaagcaggAAATACGCAAattgaggaggaaaaaaaactcctaaagcaacacacaaaatgacattgaaaatacacattatgacaaGGACAGTACACAAAATGtcgataaaaaaacacacacacaaagtgactctcaacacacaaaacgacactgaaaatacacgaaatgacaacaaaatacacacgaCAATTGCGCAAAACtcgtaaaacaacaacaaaaagtacaaaaactcacaaaacaacaactaaattgCACAAAATTGCAATAAAAGATATGaagtgactctaaaaacacacaaaatgcagaaaatacacTAATTGAGACATcccaaatacagaaaacaatgaaaatacacaaaaattgcaaaaacttacaaaacaacaacaaaaaaacctcaCATAATGACGTAAAAAACCCAGAATTACtctaaaaattcacaaaacgacaacaaaaactcttaataaaaacacaccaaaacaaGCATTTGTGCAGTAGTTCATTCACATTACTAGAATAATATGTATGTGTTACTATAGTAACTGCACAGCACCATATGGGTACAATTAACATGTCACATTATGGCTACTACCAGTATATGTTCCTTACTGGTTAAAATGGAGACTTTAAAGGGTTTTCTTCATTATAGTCTTTTACTGTAAGTATTGTACATTTCTCCTGTGGTGCCTGAATGTTAATTAAGGTTTCCACTGAAAGAGAAGGAAACGTCTCATGTCGGGTGTTATGTTTGAAGAAACCCAGTTGACCCAGTGTCCCCACTGTCTCCTGTGCAGGATGTGTGCAGGGCGTCTCCCAGTGGCTGCTGTGTGTCAGGTGACGTCCACCCCAGACAAAGCTGCTAACCTGTCGTCCTGTGCTGAGCTGGTGGAGGAGGCGGTGCAGAGAGGAGCCAGCATGGTGTTCCTGCCTGAAGGCTTCGACTACATCGGCTCCACCAGAGACCAGACCCTCAGTCTGTCTGAGAGCCTCCAGGGGCCCACACTGTCCTCATACAGAGACATGGCCAGGTAGGTACACACtcattattaatgattaatatcATCATATTTAGTACTAATCATTcagcatttttatatttaatatgaattatttattatttttagtattattacaaataatttatcatttttacatttatttttttatatttaatatgaattatttattatttttagtattattacaaataatttatcatttttacatttatttttttaatatttaatatgaattatttattatttttagtattattacaaataatttatcatttttatagttattggatttatatttaatatcaatcattatttttttttaattattacaattattacaaatgatttacttttttacatttatttatactatATTTAATATGAATTGTttatcatttgtattattattaaaaactaattatttttatatttaatttcaataatttattttctataataataaatcatatttttcaatgtttatatagatacagtatttgttttgttcctataaaattgcattgtttaatctatggttatttattttttattatttatatatttttttcaatttattttatatatatatatatatatatatatatatatatataaattcttgtttttgtttactgcTGTTTCATTTAATACACTATGTTTTTGTAATGCATCGctgataaaatatgtattttgttatgttttttatatttaaattttgtatttattattcatgaagtatttatgtttcatatttcttaataaattgttcattctttcatttatttttctattaatgtattttttattattatttatttatttttactaatgCATCCATTAATTCTACttctcaataaataaataacaaacagATGTTGattaaatattcaatatttttcataatggttcataatttattttttcatcttgtatattttttcttgtaatttaaaatgttcattacTATATATTATCAGATTTGAAATCTTTTAGATCCCAGcgctaaaataaaacatgattaaGATGTTTATTAGAGCATAAACAGGtgtcttattattatttgtttctttACTTGACATCTATCAGAAAGCTGCGGGTGTGGCTCTCACTGGGAGGATTCCATGAACGTGGCCCCGACTGGGAAACGGACCGAAGGATCTACAACAGTCACGTCATCATTAACgacaaaggtgtgtgtgtgcgtgtgtgcgtgtgtgtgcgtgtgtgtgtgtgtgtgtgtgtgtgtgtgtgtgtgtgtgtgtgtgtgtgtgtgtgtgtgtgtgtgtgtgtgtgtgtgtgtgtgtgtgcgtttccaCACAGAGAACTCACATAGTCGTCACACCTGCAGGTGACATGGTGTCAGTATACAGGAAGTCTCACCTGTTTGACGTGGAGCTCCCAGAAAAGGGCGTGTCACTAAAGGAGAGCTCGTTTACCGTCCCAGGACCAGGCATCGTCAGCCCAGTCCAGACTCCCATTGGAAAGGTGAAAACACCTGCGCCAACACGAGGATCACTTAACGCAAAATCAGCattaaattagtaaaaaaaaaaaatggaaacagcaacaaaagaaacacatttttaataatgatgtacgcaaaatgtcacaaacaaagcaaacagaaacaacaactaaatgacattagaattaaaagcagaataaaacatgaccacaaaagtaaacaaataaaaacacgaactaacaacaaaagtaatcaaatcaaaaacaaaaattgcaaaatgacaaaaactacacaagtAAACAAATATGAGTAattatttgtgatgtgttcaCTGACACTGATCTTAATCGtgatgcgttcactgacactgaTCTTTATTATTCGTGATGTGTTCATTGACACTGGTCTTTATTATTCGTGATGCGTTCATTGACACTGGTCTTTATTATTCGtgatgcgttcactgacactgGCCTTAAtcgtggtgcgttcactgacactgGTCTTAATCGTGATGCGTTCACCGACACTGGTCTTAATCGtgatgcgttcactgacactgGTCTTAATCGtgatgcgttcactgacactgGCCTTAATCGtgatgcgttcactgacactgGTCTTAATCGtgatgcgttcactgacactgGTCTTAATCGTGATGCGTTCACCGACACTGGCCTTAATCGtgatgcgttcactgacactgGTCTTTATTATTCGtgatgcgttcactgacactgGCCTTAATCGtgatgcgttcactgacactgGTCTTTATTATTCGTAATGTGTTCACTGACACTGGTCTTTATTATTCGtgatgcgttcactgacactgGCCTTTATTACTCGtgatgcgttcactgacactgGCCTTAATCGTGATGCATTCACTGACACTGGTCTTAATCGtgatgcgttcactgacactgGTCTTAATCGtgatgcgttcactgaca
This window of the Gouania willdenowi chromosome 18, fGouWil2.1, whole genome shotgun sequence genome carries:
- the nit1 gene encoding deaminated glutathione amidase, which gives rise to MFTIRSFLGSSVKYLSAVTHSVQLQNRMCAGRLPVAAVCQVTSTPDKAANLSSCAELVEEAVQRGASMVFLPEGFDYIGSTRDQTLSLSESLQGPTLSSYRDMARKLRVWLSLGGFHERGPDWETDRRIYNSHVIINDKGDMVSVYRKSHLFDVELPEKGVSLKESSFTVPGPGIVSPVQTPIGKVGLGICYDLRFPDLSAALQRHGAEILTFPSAFTVATGAAHWEVLLRARAIETQCFVVAAAQVGQHHERRASFGHSLAVDPWGEVLGDGGGERPGLLLVEVDLGKVSRTRRSMPVEQHRREPTFYQSVTENWEELSNTSEH